One genomic segment of Catalinimonas alkaloidigena includes these proteins:
- a CDS encoding TaqI family restriction endonuclease, with the protein MLRAYLEFLCSLQLNHQLAKVKSFEADLKGTLNPSKLLNRLFFVQNHWLDFDAFFQLYVSRYQDLVTVQFPKLDKQQLMSGLKARLYRTQCGILTEYQAFLGAQAIFGNEHVHRSLELDQAGVDFTICHQANHYHIHIFVDTHRAWYYRKYKSAYKQGESVDGIHVDLPYALKAGRINSLYYLPNGFGVYTPDYLRYLQGEIYSGNLLQHTVSGVNEQGFIYKRIY; encoded by the coding sequence ATGTTAAGAGCTTATCTTGAATTTCTTTGTTCTCTACAACTGAATCATCAGTTGGCTAAGGTCAAAAGTTTTGAAGCTGATCTGAAAGGAACACTTAATCCCAGCAAGCTGCTGAACAGGCTTTTTTTTGTACAAAACCACTGGCTGGATTTTGACGCTTTTTTTCAACTGTACGTAAGCAGGTACCAGGATTTGGTCACAGTCCAATTCCCGAAATTAGATAAGCAGCAGCTTATGAGTGGCCTGAAAGCCCGGTTGTATAGAACACAATGTGGTATACTCACCGAGTATCAGGCTTTTCTGGGGGCTCAAGCCATTTTTGGAAATGAGCATGTACACAGAAGCCTTGAACTGGATCAGGCTGGGGTAGATTTTACCATATGCCATCAGGCAAATCATTACCATATCCATATTTTTGTAGATACCCACAGAGCATGGTATTATCGTAAATACAAGTCTGCCTACAAACAGGGGGAAAGTGTAGATGGTATCCACGTGGACCTACCTTACGCTCTGAAAGCCGGTAGAATTAATTCCTTGTACTACCTACCTAACGGATTCGGTGTATATACTCCCGACTATCTGCGCTATCTCCAAGGAGAAATATATTCGGGGAATCTGTTACAGCATACCGTAAGCGGAGTGAATGAGCAGGGTTTTATATACAAGAGGATTTATTAA
- a CDS encoding phage tail protein, which yields MTEFPLPKFHFQVNWGGTRMQFQEISGLSVEVDVIEYREGASPEFSPIKMPGLRKYGNITLKRGIVKGDNEFFQWWNTIQLHKVERRDITISLLDENHEPVVVWKIKNAFPVKIVWSDLKASASELALESLEIACEGIIVENE from the coding sequence ATGACTGAATTCCCCTTACCCAAATTCCATTTCCAGGTAAACTGGGGTGGTACCCGTATGCAGTTCCAGGAAATCAGCGGGCTGTCAGTGGAAGTTGATGTCATTGAATACCGCGAAGGGGCAAGCCCTGAGTTTTCTCCGATCAAAATGCCCGGCCTGAGGAAATACGGGAATATCACTTTGAAAAGGGGTATTGTAAAAGGTGACAATGAATTTTTTCAGTGGTGGAATACCATCCAGCTACACAAGGTAGAAAGAAGGGATATTACAATCTCCCTCCTGGATGAAAACCATGAGCCGGTAGTAGTCTGGAAGATAAAGAATGCTTTTCCCGTAAAAATTGTATGGTCCGACCTTAAAGCCAGTGCCAGCGAGCTAGCGCTGGAAAGTCTGGAGATTGCCTGTGAGGGCATAATTGTAGAAAACGAATAA
- a CDS encoding DNA-methyltransferase: MSQPYTIYHKSCYGLLPLADESTDALVTDPPYGIGYQTHSWDQTLPDPQIWSDCLRVLKPGAFGLVFSSVRLMHRLMVAIEDSGFLIKDVLFWAYLNGMPKSRNVGLSIDRSLGVESEVNGHYQYIQGYKKGGAETYTVNGKKARCQPASAEGKKYHGAGLGIKPAYEPIILIQKPLAAGNVANNILRYGTGALNLEDTRIPFEEGEEGKVGHNPHPKGRVAANIIRTEAWEDGYDKFFLIPKVRQQAEEFNKHPTLKPVHLMQHLVKLLSFEGQQVLDPFMGSGSTGVACQQLKRSFVGYETQQEYFEVAERRLKNGAETA, translated from the coding sequence ATGAGCCAGCCTTATACCATTTATCATAAAAGTTGCTACGGACTTCTTCCATTGGCTGATGAAAGCACTGATGCCTTAGTCACCGACCCTCCCTATGGTATAGGTTATCAAACACATTCATGGGATCAGACGCTTCCAGATCCGCAGATTTGGTCGGACTGTCTTCGTGTCCTTAAGCCCGGCGCCTTCGGGCTGGTATTTTCCTCTGTCAGGTTGATGCACCGGCTGATGGTAGCCATAGAGGATAGTGGCTTTCTGATTAAGGATGTATTGTTCTGGGCTTATCTCAACGGCATGCCAAAAAGCCGTAATGTGGGACTGTCCATTGATCGTTCGCTGGGTGTAGAAAGTGAAGTCAACGGCCATTATCAGTACATTCAGGGTTACAAAAAGGGTGGTGCGGAGACTTATACGGTTAACGGCAAGAAAGCCCGCTGCCAGCCTGCCTCCGCGGAAGGCAAAAAATATCATGGAGCAGGGCTGGGAATCAAACCCGCCTATGAGCCTATCATCCTGATTCAGAAGCCCCTGGCTGCCGGAAATGTAGCGAATAATATTTTGCGTTATGGTACCGGAGCACTCAATCTGGAAGATACCCGCATCCCTTTTGAAGAAGGAGAAGAAGGTAAGGTGGGGCACAACCCCCACCCCAAAGGTAGGGTAGCGGCTAATATCATCCGTACCGAGGCCTGGGAAGATGGCTATGACAAATTCTTCCTGATTCCGAAAGTACGGCAACAGGCCGAAGAGTTTAACAAGCATCCCACCCTAAAACCCGTTCATCTGATGCAGCATCTGGTTAAGCTGCTCAGCTTTGAAGGGCAGCAGGTGCTTGACCCCTTCATGGGCAGTGGCAGTACGGGCGTAGCCTGCCAGCAGCTTAAGCGCAGCTTTGTAGGCTATGAAACGCAACAAGAATACTTTGAAGTGGCGGAGCGGAGGCTAAAAAACGGAGCAGAAACAGCTTAG